A part of Botrytis cinerea B05.10 chromosome 2, complete sequence genomic DNA contains:
- the Bcpg6 gene encoding Bcpg6: MPKNSQISGLLALTLAGACTAQTACTASVYSQIAPCVASSTAIVLNNVFAPSGSSIDLTGVKAGTTITFAGKTTFGFTNDSSFEPIKLGGSGITVTAEPDAIIDGNGQVYWDGLGSNGGVPKPNHFIAAKKLIGGSIIENLYIQNWPVHLFTITGAVGLTIQNLVLNNTAGDAPNAASGTLAAAHNSDGFDVSSSSNTIIKNTQVFNQDDCVAVTSGNNITIDGLYCSGGHGLSIGSVGGKSNNNVTNITFKNSELVNSSNGARIKSNSETTGFISNITYSNIKLTNIDTYGIDVQQDYLNGGPTGEPTNGVIIENILFENVVGTAAASARNYYVLCGEGSCSNIKFSGVKITGGQKESSCNYPATGCPA, translated from the exons ATGCCTAAGAACTCTCAGATCTCTGGGCTTTTAGCCCTCACCTTGGCAGGTGCTTGCACTGCCCAAACAGCTTGTACTGCCTCGGTGTATTCCCAAATCGCTCCTTGTGTTGCGTCTTCTACTGCCATTGTTTTGAACAACGTGTTTGCACCATCAGGCAGCAGTATTGACCTTACTGGTGTTAAGGCCGGTACAACAATCACGTTTGCTGGAAAAACAACATTTGGATTCACCAATGACAGTAGCTTCGAACCAATAAAGTTGGGCGGTTCTGGAATCACTGTTACTGCTGAGCCCGATGCAATTATCGATGGTAATGGCCAAGTTTATTGGGATGGTCTTGGTTCAAACGGTGGTGTGCCAAA GCCAAATCATTTCATTGCAGCCAAGAAATTGATCGGGGGTTCCATCATTGAGAATCTCTACATTCAAAACTGGCCCGTCCATCTTTTCACTATCACCGGTGCTGTTGGACTGACCATTCAGAATCTCGTCCTCAACAACACAGCAGGAGACGCGCCGAATGCAGCAAGTGGTACATTGGCTGCAGCACATAATtcagatggatttgatgtcaGCTCGTCCAGCAATACAATAATCAAGAATACACAAGTTTTCAATCAGGATGATTGCGTCGCCGTCACGAGTGGAAACAACATCACCATTGACGGGTTATATTGCTCAGGTGGTCATGGTCTCTCCATCGGATCTGTTGGTGGAAAGAGCAACAACAATGTTACCAACATCACA TTCAAAAACAGCGAATTGGTCAATTCCAGCAACGGAGCTCGCATCAAGTCAAATTCCGAAACTACCGGTTTCATCTCCAACATCACATACAGCAACATCAAGCTCACAAATATTGATACTTATGGAATCGATGTACAACAAGATTATCTTAACGGGGGCCCAACAGGAGAACCAACTAATGGTGTCATTATTGAGAACATTCTATTTGAAAATGTAGTTGGAACAGCTGCAGCGAGTGCTAGAAATTACTACGTGCTTTGTGGTGAAGGAAGCTGcagcaatatcaaattctctGGAGTCAAGATCACAGGAGGTCAAAAAGAAAGCTCCTGTAACTACCCAGCAACTGGCTGTCCCGCATAA
- the Bchnt1 gene encoding Bchnt1, with protein sequence MASQAACIFCKIIKGDIPSFKLYESEKVLAFLDINPLSRGHALVIPKHHGEKLVDIPDDQLEEILPVVKKLVVATGAENYNVLQNNGRIAHQEVDHVHFHMIPKPSTEEGMSIGWPQQRTDMDKLKALFAEIKAKM encoded by the exons ATGGCATCTCAAGCAGCATGTATCTTCTGCAAGATAATCAAGG GAGATATCCCCTCTTTCAAACTCTACGAATCGGAAAAAGTACTCGCGTTTTTGGATATTAATCCGTTGTCGAGGGGTCACGCT CTCGTAATCCCCAAACACCACGGCGAGAAATTGGTCGACATTCCCGATGATCAATTGGAGGAGATTTTG CCCGTAGTGAAGAAACTCGTCGTAGCAACCGGTGCGGAAAATTACAACGTGCTGCAGAATAACGGACGTATTGCGCATCAGGAGGTTGATCAT GTACATTTCCACATG ATCCCCAAACCCTCCACCGAAGAAGGCATGTCCATCGGCTGGCCCCAACAAAGAACCGACATGGACAAACTAAAAGCTCTCTTCGCCGAGATCAAAGCGAAGATGTAA